The genomic segment TACTACATGCTGTCGATGGCCTCTCAGGACGCCGAGGCGCTGGCCGAGGCGATCCTCGAGGCCCGGCGCCTGATCCGGCACTGCTCCGTGTGCGCGAACATCACCGAGGCGGATCCGTGCGAGTTATGCACGAACCCGCGGCGCGATCATTCGGTGATCTGCGTCGTGGAGACTCCCAGGGACGTGGCGGCGATGGAACGGACGAGGGAGTTCAAGGGTGTCTACCACGTCCTTCAGGGGGCGATCTCTCCCCTCGATGGCATCGGTCCCGACGACCTGCGGATCGCCGAGCTCTTGCGCCGCCTCGCGGACACCGAGGTGCGGGAGGTCATCGTCGCCACGAATC from the bacterium genome contains:
- the recR gene encoding recombination mediator RecR, which produces MSSSAPSLARLIEELSKLPSVGPKTAQRLAYYMLSMASQDAEALAEAILEARRLIRHCSVCANITEADPCELCTNPRRDHSVICVVETPRDVAAMERTREFKGVYHVLQGAISPLDGIGPDDLRIAELLRRLADTEVREVIVATNPRVEGEATALYLSKVIKPLGIKVTRIAHGLPMGGDLEYADEVTLARALEGRREL